One part of the Hyphomicrobiales bacterium genome encodes these proteins:
- the mdh gene encoding malate dehydrogenase yields the protein MARKKLAMIGSGQIGGTLAHLAGLKELGDIVMFDIADGIPQGKSLDIAESSPVDGFDSKLSGTTGYEAIEGADVCIVTAGVPRKPGMSRDDLLGINLKVMQQVGAGIAKYAPNAFVICITNPLDAMVWALQKFSGLPRNKVCGMAGVLDSARFRYFIAEELNVSVEDVTAFVLGGHGDTMVPLTRYSSVGGISLDDVVSMGWMSQDKLDQIVQRTRDGGAEIVGLLKTGSAFYAPAASAIMMAESYLKDKKRVLPCAAALKGEYGLDDMYVGVPTIIGENGVEKVIEIDLDIAEREEFDKSVNSVKSLMDACKSIDASLV from the coding sequence ATGGCTCGTAAGAAACTTGCAATGATCGGTTCCGGCCAGATTGGCGGAACGCTGGCCCATTTGGCAGGCCTGAAAGAACTTGGCGACATCGTGATGTTCGACATCGCCGATGGTATCCCCCAGGGCAAATCATTGGACATTGCAGAGAGCTCACCGGTCGATGGTTTTGATTCCAAGCTGTCCGGCACAACGGGTTATGAAGCGATCGAAGGCGCTGACGTGTGCATCGTCACAGCTGGCGTTCCGCGCAAACCCGGCATGAGCCGCGATGATCTGCTGGGCATCAATCTGAAGGTCATGCAGCAGGTGGGCGCGGGCATCGCCAAATACGCCCCGAACGCATTTGTCATCTGCATCACCAACCCGCTGGACGCCATGGTGTGGGCGCTGCAGAAGTTCTCTGGTTTACCGCGCAACAAGGTGTGCGGCATGGCCGGTGTTCTGGACTCCGCGCGCTTCCGCTATTTCATCGCTGAGGAACTGAACGTGTCGGTCGAAGATGTCACCGCGTTCGTGCTCGGCGGCCACGGCGACACGATGGTACCGCTCACCCGCTATTCCTCCGTTGGCGGCATCAGCTTGGATGACGTTGTTTCCATGGGCTGGATGAGCCAGGACAAGCTCGATCAGATCGTGCAGCGCACCCGTGATGGTGGCGCCGAAATCGTTGGCCTTCTGAAAACCGGCTCGGCCTTCTACGCGCCGGCAGCCTCCGCGATCATGATGGCCGAAAGCTATCTGAAAGACAAAAAGCGCGTTCTGCCCTGCGCCGCCGCGCTGAAAGGCGAGTATGGCTTGGACGACATGTATGTCGGCGTGCCGACCATCATCGGCGAGAACGGCGTGGAGAAGGTCATTGAGATCGATCTCGACATCGCCGAGCGCGAGGAGTTCGACAAATCGGTGAACTCCGTAAAGAGCTTGATGGACGCCTGCAAATCCATCGACGCCTCGCTGGTCTAA
- a CDS encoding AFG1 family ATPase — MLPAHLQVIERYQALIQAKELSDDPVQRRAAAALDQLNAELAELRLARKSSALGWLFAKRKAAAPPIKGLYLWGGVGRGKTMLMDLFFDVAAIKRKRRSHFHTFMADVHDRIHAHRQALKAGTTKQDDPIPPVAQAIANESMLICFDEFHVVDIADAMILGRLFTQLFQRGVVLVATSNVIPSELYKDGLNRALFMPFVEMLHRHVDIFELDADKDYRIDKLGAAPTWYNPLGPVSDHAMDDAWGRLTNHHEGEAYAIKVKGREVAVPHQAHGVARFTFDQLCAQPLGAEDYLALCHHFHTLMIDGIPRMGVDKRNEAKRFITLIDAMYDTRTKLIASADGEPHELYSAPNGNEAFAFDRTASRLIDMRSEDYLRAQRRAMAA; from the coding sequence CTGCTTCCGGCGCATTTGCAGGTCATCGAGCGTTACCAGGCGTTGATCCAGGCCAAGGAACTCAGCGACGATCCTGTTCAACGGCGCGCCGCCGCCGCGCTTGATCAACTCAATGCCGAACTGGCCGAGCTGCGCCTGGCGCGCAAATCCAGCGCGCTGGGCTGGCTGTTTGCCAAGCGCAAGGCGGCCGCCCCGCCCATCAAAGGCCTTTATCTTTGGGGCGGCGTCGGGCGTGGCAAGACCATGCTGATGGATCTCTTTTTCGATGTCGCCGCCATCAAACGCAAACGCCGCTCGCACTTCCACACCTTCATGGCCGATGTGCACGACCGCATCCACGCCCACAGGCAGGCGCTGAAGGCCGGCACCACGAAGCAGGACGACCCTATTCCGCCCGTGGCCCAGGCCATTGCAAACGAATCCATGCTCATCTGTTTCGACGAGTTTCACGTCGTCGATATAGCCGACGCCATGATCCTCGGCCGTCTGTTTACCCAACTGTTTCAACGCGGCGTCGTTCTGGTTGCCACGTCCAACGTTATCCCCTCCGAACTCTACAAGGACGGTCTCAACCGCGCCCTGTTCATGCCATTCGTCGAGATGCTGCATCGCCATGTCGATATCTTCGAACTGGATGCTGACAAGGACTATCGCATCGACAAGCTGGGTGCCGCGCCGACCTGGTACAATCCGCTTGGCCCGGTTTCCGATCATGCGATGGATGACGCCTGGGGCCGTCTTACCAATCACCATGAAGGCGAGGCCTATGCGATTAAAGTCAAAGGCCGTGAAGTGGCGGTCCCGCATCAGGCCCATGGCGTGGCGCGCTTCACCTTCGACCAATTGTGCGCTCAGCCACTCGGCGCCGAGGATTACTTGGCGCTTTGTCACCACTTCCACACGCTGATGATCGACGGCATTCCCCGCATGGGTGTCGACAAGCGCAACGAGGCCAAACGCTTCATCACGTTGATCGATGCCATGTACGACACACGCACCAAATTGATCGCCTCGGCCGATGGCGAACCCCATGAGCTCTACTCGGCGCCGAACGGAAATGAAGCCTTCGCCTTTGATCGGACCGCATCCCGGCTCATCGACATGCGCTCAGAGGACTATCTGCGGGCTCAGCGGCGCGCCATGGCGGCCTAA
- a CDS encoding AprI/Inh family metalloprotease inhibitor codes for MVFSARAKAATPSAKPALTPLMFTCASALLLAGCMSGGNQLRPLPPVPTTTVTANSLPQPITFGQEPTIESQSLEDVAGTDPNAPFDPNAPLDPNAPLDAAGLASAPLPEPPGGASEVSEDDLIGAWSAATPVATCSINLSLTTWQGGYRASTRNCGDVQLSGLTAWSIEGQQVLLRDTEGAPIGRLFRTGPTRYAGQLDTGGALTLFR; via the coding sequence ATGGTATTTTCAGCGCGCGCAAAGGCGGCGACGCCCTCAGCCAAACCCGCGCTTACACCCCTAATGTTCACATGCGCGTCAGCCTTGCTGCTCGCCGGCTGCATGAGCGGTGGCAATCAGCTGCGTCCGCTTCCACCGGTGCCAACGACGACCGTCACCGCCAATAGCCTGCCGCAACCGATAACATTCGGCCAAGAACCGACGATTGAAAGCCAGTCGCTTGAGGATGTTGCCGGGACCGACCCCAACGCACCTTTTGATCCCAACGCGCCCTTGGATCCCAATGCCCCCTTGGATGCAGCTGGTTTGGCAAGCGCCCCGCTTCCCGAGCCACCGGGCGGCGCCTCAGAGGTAAGCGAAGACGATCTTATCGGCGCTTGGTCCGCGGCAACGCCCGTAGCCACCTGCTCGATCAACCTTTCGCTGACCACCTGGCAGGGCGGCTATCGCGCCTCGACCCGCAACTGTGGCGATGTGCAATTGAGCGGCCTGACCGCCTGGTCGATCGAAGGTCAGCAGGTGCTGCTGCGCGATACCGAAGGCGCGCCCATCGGCCGCCTGTTCCGCACTGGCCCGACCCGCTACGCCGGTCAACTTGATACCGGCGGCGCTCTGACCCTGTTCCGCTAG
- the msrA gene encoding peptide-methionine (S)-S-oxide reductase MsrA: protein MAHFSRRTALALGSAALAALGALALATGAHSQSSTTEQPVSAAGETQTAIFAGGCFWCVEKDFDHVEGVLQTVSGYIGGRLPNPTYQTHVGAGDREAVEITYDPSVVTYEELTHSFFRTVDPLDGGGQFCDRGHSYSTAIYVLDEDQRAIAEAAAAAASEALGEAVATEIVDAPRFWPAEEYHQNYYQKNPLRYQFYRASCRRDRTVEARWGEDAYAGVDH, encoded by the coding sequence ATGGCCCACTTCTCCCGCCGCACCGCCCTCGCCCTGGGCTCAGCTGCTCTGGCTGCCCTGGGCGCCCTTGCCTTGGCCACCGGCGCACACAGCCAGTCGTCCACCACCGAACAGCCCGTCAGTGCTGCCGGTGAAACACAAACCGCCATCTTCGCCGGCGGCTGTTTCTGGTGTGTTGAAAAGGATTTTGATCACGTTGAAGGCGTGCTCCAGACCGTGTCGGGTTACATCGGTGGGCGATTGCCCAACCCGACCTATCAAACCCATGTCGGCGCAGGCGACCGTGAAGCCGTCGAGATCACCTACGATCCATCTGTAGTGACCTATGAGGAACTGACCCACAGTTTTTTCCGCACGGTCGATCCACTCGATGGCGGCGGTCAATTCTGCGACCGGGGTCACTCCTATTCGACCGCCATCTACGTTTTGGACGAGGACCAGCGCGCGATCGCTGAAGCCGCTGCCGCTGCCGCCTCAGAAGCGCTTGGAGAGGCCGTCGCAACCGAGATCGTCGATGCACCACGCTTCTGGCCGGCCGAGGAGTACCATCAGAACTATTATCAGAAGAACCCGCTGCGCTATCAGTTCTACCGCGCCTCTTGCCGCCGCGACCGCACAGTCGAAGCGCGGTGGGGTGAAGACGCCTATGCTGGCGTCGATCACTGA
- the creD gene encoding cell envelope integrity protein CreD, giving the protein MATSFVDASGRFMRSPGFKFFTLGVLSLLLLIPASLIWLLVSEREDRARDVAREIAQTWGGSQRLIGPFITVPYEVDETRIVDNEETTITVRREAVFLPDDLTITADATTEVRSRGIFDVTVYGADIAFEGSFAEPSGEAITGQNARFRWSEARLSLAISSVRAIRNAVTLQMEGEPRPFEPSLGIDGPPPNQADYAGPRSVQSNALTGIHVPNLFLVNPRGFQFRIDLALNGSDSLFITPTARDTTASIVSNWPHPSFTGAALPEASTIREDVGFSAQWQVPHLARAVPLAFTLGSNAYLSQLNQDAFGVRFFQPVDYYALVDRALKYAILFIGVVFLSVFVIEVRTGKRVHVVQYVFVGLALVLFYILLLSLAEHLGFLIAYVLAGTATALLIGTYCARSLESAKYGALVVALIASIFGVLYLFLRLEDYALLAGSLFAFGVLAVTMFTTQKIDWSGRAPKDQPPHLPDEPLTQP; this is encoded by the coding sequence ATGGCAACTTCCTTCGTTGATGCTTCCGGACGCTTCATGCGCTCGCCGGGCTTCAAGTTTTTCACGCTTGGCGTGCTCTCTCTGCTGCTGCTCATTCCAGCCTCGCTGATCTGGCTTTTGGTCTCCGAACGCGAAGACAGGGCCCGCGACGTCGCCCGCGAAATCGCCCAAACCTGGGGCGGCTCGCAGCGGCTCATTGGCCCATTCATCACGGTGCCCTACGAGGTGGATGAAACGCGCATCGTCGACAATGAAGAAACCACGATCACAGTGCGCCGCGAGGCCGTTTTTCTACCCGATGATCTCACCATCACCGCCGATGCGACCACCGAGGTGCGATCACGCGGTATCTTCGACGTCACCGTTTACGGCGCCGACATTGCCTTTGAGGGCAGCTTCGCCGAACCCTCAGGCGAGGCGATCACCGGCCAAAATGCCAGGTTCCGCTGGTCTGAGGCGCGGCTGTCGCTGGCCATATCGTCAGTCCGCGCCATCCGCAACGCGGTGACGCTGCAAATGGAAGGCGAGCCCCGCCCCTTCGAGCCCAGTCTCGGCATCGATGGGCCGCCGCCCAACCAAGCGGACTATGCCGGTCCACGGTCCGTTCAAAGCAACGCTCTGACGGGCATTCACGTGCCAAACCTCTTTCTGGTCAACCCGCGCGGCTTTCAGTTTCGCATCGATCTGGCACTCAATGGCTCGGACTCGCTGTTCATCACCCCGACGGCGCGCGACACGACAGCTTCTATTGTCAGCAACTGGCCACACCCATCCTTCACCGGCGCGGCTCTTCCCGAAGCCTCGACCATCCGGGAGGATGTGGGCTTTTCCGCTCAGTGGCAGGTGCCGCATCTGGCCCGCGCCGTGCCGCTTGCTTTCACGCTTGGCAGCAACGCCTATCTCAGCCAGCTCAACCAAGATGCCTTTGGCGTACGCTTCTTCCAGCCGGTGGATTATTACGCCCTCGTCGACCGCGCATTGAAATATGCGATCCTTTTCATCGGCGTCGTCTTTCTTTCCGTTTTCGTGATCGAGGTGCGCACCGGCAAACGTGTGCACGTGGTGCAATATGTTTTTGTCGGCCTGGCTTTGGTGCTGTTCTACATTTTGCTGCTCTCGCTCGCCGAGCATCTGGGCTTCCTGATCGCCTATGTGCTCGCCGGAACGGCCACCGCTCTGCTGATCGGCACCTATTGCGCACGCTCGCTGGAAAGCGCCAAATATGGAGCGCTGGTTGTTGCTCTGATCGCCTCGATCTTCGGCGTGCTCTACCTCTTCCTCCGGCTCGAAGATTACGCCCTGCTTGCAGGATCTCTCTTCGCTTTCGGTGTTTTGGCAGTGACCATGTTCACCACCCAGAAAATTGACTGGTCCGGTCGCGCTCCGAAGGATCAACCGCCGCACCTACCTGACGAACCGCTAACGCAGCCGTGA
- a CDS encoding UBP-type zinc finger domain-containing protein — protein sequence MRCEHRDQIKLDRPSDDAKQGAVCEACQEIGGTWLHLRMCLTCGTIGCCDDSPNRHARAHAETETHPIITSYEVGERWRYCFIDNTLV from the coding sequence ATGCGCTGTGAACATCGCGACCAGATAAAGCTCGATAGGCCCAGCGATGATGCCAAACAGGGCGCAGTTTGCGAAGCCTGCCAGGAGATCGGCGGGACCTGGCTGCACCTGCGCATGTGTTTGACCTGCGGCACGATCGGGTGCTGCGATGATAGCCCGAACCGCCACGCCCGCGCCCACGCAGAAACCGAAACCCATCCAATTATCACGTCCTATGAGGTCGGTGAGCGCTGGCGCTACTGCTTTATCGACAACACATTGGTTTGA
- a CDS encoding TetR/AcrR family transcriptional regulator yields the protein MTDSSLIDRGVIACQEEVATKVFGRGTEAMESTANTVTNAPKELSRSQRRRRDDIVQAALKVFERDGYEAAKMADVANEAEVAKGTLYLYFETKAALLEGVIQTVILPALEQIGAAAKTHTGSAQALLESQVRIMAARQASPEMKMLIRLMISAPEQHRPIIQFFHEHVVQEGLDLIRSTLKSGAESGEFRPEAADMDPLVFVGAHVYAAVWHNLFEDEGPLDIEKLVNDNLALVMGGLLMRL from the coding sequence ATGACCGATAGTTCATTGATTGACCGAGGAGTCATCGCGTGTCAAGAAGAGGTGGCAACAAAAGTCTTTGGGAGAGGCACTGAAGCTATGGAAAGCACCGCGAACACGGTAACAAATGCACCGAAAGAGCTATCGCGTTCGCAGCGCCGTCGCCGAGATGACATCGTTCAAGCGGCCCTCAAAGTATTTGAGCGCGACGGCTATGAGGCGGCGAAGATGGCGGATGTGGCCAACGAGGCCGAGGTCGCGAAGGGTACTCTTTATCTCTATTTCGAGACCAAGGCGGCTTTGCTGGAAGGGGTGATCCAAACGGTCATTCTTCCCGCCCTTGAACAGATTGGCGCGGCGGCCAAGACCCACACTGGCAGCGCACAGGCCCTGCTGGAAAGTCAGGTCCGTATCATGGCGGCCCGTCAGGCCTCACCTGAAATGAAAATGTTGATACGGCTGATGATCTCGGCTCCGGAGCAGCATCGCCCCATCATCCAATTCTTCCATGAGCATGTCGTTCAGGAGGGGTTGGATTTGATCCGTTCAACGCTGAAGTCTGGCGCAGAAAGCGGCGAGTTCCGGCCCGAGGCGGCAGACATGGACCCCTTGGTTTTTGTAGGCGCACACGTTTATGCCGCCGTCTGGCATAATCTCTTCGAAGATGAAGGCCCTCTGGATATCGAGAAGCTAGTGAACGACAATTTGGCTCTGGTCATGGGCGGCCTGCTAATGCGCTTGTAA
- a CDS encoding glutathione S-transferase N-terminal domain-containing protein → MSNIRIYTRPQCHFCQKLKGFLDEKGLSYEELNVAASPELQAEMESKTNGVGSVPQLFVGDQHIGDCFTVLSDAGQEKLALALAG, encoded by the coding sequence ATGTCTAACATCCGCATCTACACCCGCCCGCAATGTCACTTTTGCCAAAAACTCAAAGGCTTCCTCGATGAGAAGGGACTGTCCTACGAAGAATTAAACGTGGCCGCATCGCCTGAGCTTCAGGCCGAGATGGAGAGCAAAACAAACGGGGTCGGCTCTGTTCCGCAGTTGTTCGTTGGTGACCAGCACATTGGTGACTGTTTCACGGTCCTGTCCGATGCCGGTCAGGAAAAACTGGCGCTAGCGCTTGCTGGCTAA
- a CDS encoding DUF3179 domain-containing protein, translating into MTLLILYLLALTALVVSLVFIPLILVTAIPLSAVYYHSLIRKPVVWGIVLCTVAWQVWSVSQTGTFPLAHIGPLVLMALAVFIIYNLYPSVAFPAVDYPKMSADPLTLPIKDEAQMAIIEHNGITKAYPLDYLIHGHIINDWFGDRLVSLTYCALCRGVIPFDVTDIGPLYVGAMKNGNMVLADRKTGTFFQQGTFESSIGPLHPRTLDMVMFQFLTWKQVKELDEMPQIPHVTEDDFRPFALPIPGAWEKLTSGDLTPGLSAAKRDKSFPARTSVIGVTDPSVTPKIVYLKDEVLKQGVVSNEANDLILVARDKAVNAFRATVDGTLISLVQGEGNDLRDQATGTVWDIRGKHKQGPIQANLQMLMTSDEYWYSWKLFHPRSELIRL; encoded by the coding sequence ATGACCCTCCTCATTCTTTACCTGCTAGCTTTAACGGCCTTGGTTGTAAGTTTGGTTTTTATCCCGCTGATCCTGGTCACCGCCATTCCGCTTAGCGCAGTCTACTATCATTCGCTCATCCGAAAGCCGGTTGTCTGGGGCATCGTCCTATGTACCGTTGCCTGGCAGGTTTGGTCTGTTTCCCAAACTGGCACCTTTCCGCTTGCCCATATCGGCCCCTTGGTGCTGATGGCTCTGGCGGTGTTCATCATCTACAACCTGTACCCGTCGGTCGCTTTTCCGGCCGTGGATTACCCTAAGATGTCGGCCGATCCGTTGACACTGCCGATCAAAGATGAAGCACAGATGGCAATCATCGAGCATAATGGCATCACCAAGGCTTATCCCTTGGATTACCTCATCCACGGACACATCATTAACGACTGGTTTGGCGACCGGTTGGTCTCTCTGACCTACTGTGCGCTCTGCCGCGGCGTCATTCCCTTCGACGTGACGGACATTGGGCCGCTTTACGTAGGTGCTATGAAGAACGGCAATATGGTGCTGGCGGATCGCAAGACCGGAACGTTCTTTCAGCAAGGCACGTTTGAGTCCTCCATCGGTCCGCTCCATCCGCGTACCCTCGACATGGTGATGTTCCAGTTCCTCACCTGGAAGCAGGTCAAGGAACTCGATGAGATGCCGCAAATCCCGCACGTAACAGAGGATGATTTTCGACCCTTTGCTCTCCCTATCCCGGGTGCTTGGGAAAAGCTGACCAGCGGCGACCTAACCCCAGGCCTATCAGCAGCCAAGCGCGATAAGTCCTTCCCTGCGCGAACTTCCGTCATTGGCGTCACGGATCCGTCTGTCACGCCGAAAATCGTGTACTTGAAGGATGAAGTTCTCAAGCAGGGAGTGGTCAGCAACGAGGCAAACGACCTCATCCTTGTAGCGCGTGACAAGGCGGTGAATGCCTTTCGTGCTACGGTCGATGGAACGTTGATCAGTCTTGTTCAAGGCGAGGGAAATGACCTTCGTGATCAAGCCACCGGTACCGTCTGGGACATCCGCGGAAAGCACAAGCAAGGCCCCATCCAGGCTAACCTCCAAATGCTGATGACATCCGATGAGTATTGGTATTCTTGGAAGCTGTTTCATCCGCGCAGCGAGTTGATACGACTGTAA